Proteins from a single region of Bombus huntii isolate Logan2020A chromosome 2, iyBomHunt1.1, whole genome shotgun sequence:
- the LOC126878328 gene encoding anillin isoform X3, whose protein sequence is MDIDPFTQRMLERARSRREKLDTQLSNAGHDVKKRRSPLKDTNTILVQATVTKSKTPTKSPAKISTENTSPAKSSRKSISKTESNQHINKENRDIGLCNVKSKLQRLGKLYSDDSSGELSSPIHRTEEKFNAEEEEVVEQKPSKRGARLDRLAALASTINNWEDDLSHPTLVKPVNNKVERIQAKLNEQVRSISEPQPSTSGYSKTNRNSKDSNYKKEESYCTKQLKWDKTILDTLGKDVAPSSSSPKRLQQNQEAVTPNCGEKYYKKEISSKHTDNKNSNTPEKPSRNATPNTNGNRVTPRFGYSSSPKSPAQSSPGSVLSKASLFESKTTETKTRDPTQMTLSERMAIFEKNKGEAPLLPKAPLAMSIPPKKLQEKDKSNSSTVHPNNNGAKVPKADIPNNTVNVQRERFEQGLNTQELENNILHNTYLERQRELDMLRSRFNRNKKMAQAVTGSYIRTSESSEGKSNSPKNSPVCPVKPTPAPDYGIPPPPPPPPQSHLSNEKSILNQNKNSPSKRQVIGTPSKATQQAKVTSDIKRIRVAPPKPGHLYPNLSEIESAAESGTDTEYTVNSTEAETATLDEKSGTETSTEAEYYVEDNESEIESEEESGDMNTSLGRSILRAVNEQSFLNKKRSIDPDPDSTTSDISVLNEMDEYLDECFPQQEGYDGCSYTEEGPTPPKVNKGGKSPLMTSTGFKYKEGSPYRSPTIRVSSASPQKTEPYIVDGDNCEPLLRSVSFYRRQQSQTPKTPVRIISRTQVSTNTIPDETQFDPKHEAILVEEKVKRLLDEVCKQQTIISQASQALNLCTSTVEFNGSMEQVEGERLLLVATHRRQAALNEVQRLKVEGTLKPVTPTPEMQESGSVTVSAITLPLKRDYFRSMGTSTCYHFVCLMRYLEEVVVTPVVVAEPGDSCLRFPSTLKLNDLYNDFKITIEIYSLQTQPEILPHEIKYHINSGSGSSNSSSNCNKKLVNKTPKKFLKQESRLVMPSLQSPAGPSAVRSPAFQLSGYVIFSLKEIHRQQFTLNKVLPQSPLEGRLQMYVSCELSVAVEHRGFLTMFEDVSGFGAWHRRWCLLKGPTLSYWKYPDDERKKAPIGSLDLQSVSTTNVGLVSRDICARPNTCLLETTRATEPEDVDSLVMVRNGPTTTIRHLLSADTKEDRLEWCSKLNKILNLIHAWGGPLTLSQ, encoded by the exons ATGGATATAGACCCTTTCACTCAG CGTATGTTGGAGCGGGCTAGATCAAGGAGAGAAAAATTAGATACTCAACTATCAAACGCAGGACATGATGTAAAGAAAAGACGGAGTCCTTTGAAAGATACAAATACTATTTTAGTTCAGGCTACAG TTACTAAGAGTAAGACTCCAACCAAGTCTCCTGCCAAAATATCAACAGAGAACACATCTCCAGCAAAGTCTTCACGAAAATCTATATCTAAAACTGAAAGTAATCAGCATATAAATAAAGAGAATAGAGACATTGGACTTTGCAATGTGAAGTCGAAGTTACAAAGACTTGGTAAACTATATTCTG ATGACAGTAGTGGAGAACTGAGTTCTCCCATTCATAGAAcagaagaaaaatttaatgCAGAGGAAGAAGAAGTTGTTGAACAGAAACCATCCAAACGAGGAGCCAGACTTGATAGATTAGCAGCTCTTGCTTCAACAATTAATAACTGGGAAGATGATCTTTCACATCCAACTTTG GTCAAACCAGTAAATAACAAAGTAGAAAGAATACAAGCAAAACTAAATGAGCAAGTAAGATCTATATCAGAACCACAACCAAGCACAAGCGGGTATAGCAAGACAAATAGAAATAGCAAAgatagtaattataagaaagaAGAATCTTACTGTACAAAACAGTTGAAGTGGGATAAAACTATATTGGACACATTA GGAAAAGATGTGGCTCCTTCGAGTTCGTCACCTAAACGACTTCAACAAAATCAAGAAGCTGTTACACCAAATTGTggtgaaaaatattacaaaaaagaaatttcatcaaaacatactgataataaaaattctaatacTCCAGAGAAACCATCAAGAAATGCAACACCAAATACAAATGGTAATCGAGTAACGCCTAGATTTGGTTATAGTAGCTCTCCTAAGAGTCCTGCTCAATCTAGTCCAGGTTCAGTATTGAGCAAAGCTTCGTTATTTGAATCTAAAACCACAGAAACTAAGACAAGAGATCCTACCCAAATGACTCTTTCTGAGAGGATGGCaatttttgagaaaaataaaggagaaGCTCCATTATTACCCAAGGCACCTCTTGCTATGTCTATACCACCAAAAAAGTTACAAGAAAAAGATAAGAGTAATTCATCGACAGTGCATCCAAATAATAATGGAG CAAAGGTACCTAAAGCTGATATACCCAATAATACTGTTAATGTTCAGCGAGAAAGATTTGAACAAGGCTTAAATACACAAGAgctagaaaataatattttacataacacTTATCTGGAACGACAACGTGAATTAGATATGCTACGTTCCCGTTTTaacagaaacaaaaaaatggCACAAGCAGTTACTGGTTCATACATAAGAACAAGTGAAAGTAGTGAGGGAAAATCAAATTCACCTAAAAATTCTCCAGTTTGTCCAGTAAAACCAACACCTGCACCT GATTATGGTATACCACCTCCTCCACCACCTCCTCCACAATCGCATCTTTCTAATGAGAAGTCAATtttaaatcaaaataaaaattcaccGAGTAAAAGACAag TTATAGGAACTCCATCAAAAGCAACACAACAAGCAAAAGTAACGTCTGATATTAAACGCATTCGAGTTGCTCCACCTAAACCTGGACATCTTTATCCTAATCTTTCCGAAATTGAAAGTGCTGCAGAATCAGGAACGGATACAGAATATACTGTTAACAGTACAGAAGCAGAGACTGCTACTTTAGATGAGAAAAGTGGTACAGAAACGAGTACAGAGGCTGAATACTATGTGGAG GATAATGAAAGTGAGATTGAAAGTGAAGAAGAAAGTGGAGATATGAATACTAGTCTTGGTAGAAGTATTTTACGTGCTGTAAATGAGCaatctttcttaaataaaaag AGATCAATTGACCCAGATCCAGATAGTACAACTTCTGATATTTCAGTGTTGAATGAAATGGATGAGTATTTAGATGAATGCTTCCCCCAACAGGAAGGGTATGATGGCTGCTCTTATACAGAGGAGGGACCAACTCCTCCTAAAGTAAACAAGGGAGGTAAAAGCCCATTAATGACTTCAACAGGTTTCAAATATAAAGAAGG ATCACCATATCGTTCACCTACAATAAGAGTTTCTTCAGCATCTCCTCAAAAGACAGAGCCTtacattgttgatggtgacaaTTGTGAGCCATTACTACGCAGTGTCAGTTTTTATAGACGACAACAATCTCAA aCGCCAAAGACACCAGTACGGATAATATCAAGAACACAAGTATCAACTAATACTATTCCCGATGAAACACAATTTGATCCTAAACACGAAGCAATTTTAGTGGAAGAAAAAGTGAAACGATTACTAGATGAAGTATGCAAACAGCAGACAATTATTAGTCAAGCTAGTCAGGCACTGAATTTATGTACTTCTACTGTGGAGTTCAATGGTTCCATGGAACAGGTTGAAGGAGAGAGATTGTTGCTTGTTGCCA CCCATAGAAGACAAGCTGCTCTAAATGAAGTTCAACGGTTAAAGGTAGAAGGTACTTTAAAACCTGTTACTCCTACACCCGAAATGCAAGAAAGTGGTTCTGTAACAGTTTCTGCTATTACTTTACCTCTCAAACGAGATTATTTTCGTAGTATGGGTACAA gTACGTGTTATCACTTTGTTTGTTTGATGCGGTATTTAGAAGAAGTAGTGGTTACGCCTGTAGTTGTAGCAGAACCTGGTGATTCGTGTCTCCGATTTCCATCAACATTGAAACTAAATGATTTATATAATGACTTTAAAATTACTATTGAAATATACTCATTACAGACACAACCAGAGATTTTACCACATGAAATTAAGTATCATATTAATAGTGGTAGTGGAAGTAGTAATAGTAGCagtaattgtaataaaaag TTGGTAAATAAAACCccaaagaaatttttgaaacaagAAAGTCGATTAGTAATGCCCAGCTTGCAAAGTCCAGCTGGGCCATCTGCTGTTAGATCTCCAGCTTTTCAACTATCTGGTTACGTCATTTTTAGTTTGAAAGAAATACATCGACAACAATTCACATTGAATAAG GTACTGCCACAATCCCCATTAGAAGGCCGATTGCAGATGTATGTTTCATGTGAACTTTCGGTAGCAGTTGAACATAGAGGATTTCTTACAATGTTTGAAGATGTATCTGGATTCGGTGCTTGGCATCGTAGATGGTGTTTGCTCAAAGGTCCTACTTTATCATATTGGAAATATCCTGACGATGAGCGGAAAAAGGCTCCCATTGGGAGCTTAGATTTACAAA GTGTTAGTACAACAAATGTAGGATTAGTTTCTCGAGATATTTGTGCTCGTCCTAATACCTGTTTGCTTGAAACAACTAGAGCTACAGAACCTGAAGATGTTGATAGTTTAGTTATGGTTAGAAATGGTCCGACAACGACAATTAG GCATCTCTTATCAGCCGATACAAAAGAAGATAGATTAGAATGGTGCTCAAAACTTAATAAAATACTAAATCTGATACATGCTTGGGGAGGGCCATTGACATTATCGCAATAA
- the LOC126878328 gene encoding anillin isoform X2 produces the protein MLERARSRREKLDTQLSNAGHDVKKRRSPLKDTNTILVQATVTKSKTPTKSPAKISTENTSPAKSSRKSISKTESNQHINKENRDIGLCNVKSKLQRLGKLYSDDSSGELSSPIHRTEEKFNAEEEEVVEQKPSKRGARLDRLAALASTINNWEDDLSHPTLVKPVNNKVERIQAKLNEQVRSISEPQPSTSGYSKTNRNSKDSNYKKEESYCTKQLKWDKTILDTLEAQGFSRTQSDTRLVYDYKSCSQGKDVAPSSSSPKRLQQNQEAVTPNCGEKYYKKEISSKHTDNKNSNTPEKPSRNATPNTNGNRVTPRFGYSSSPKSPAQSSPGSVLSKASLFESKTTETKTRDPTQMTLSERMAIFEKNKGEAPLLPKAPLAMSIPPKKLQEKDKSNSSTVHPNNNGAKVPKADIPNNTVNVQRERFEQGLNTQELENNILHNTYLERQRELDMLRSRFNRNKKMAQAVTGSYIRTSESSEGKSNSPKNSPVCPVKPTPAPDYGIPPPPPPPPQSHLSNEKSILNQNKNSPSKRQVIGTPSKATQQAKVTSDIKRIRVAPPKPGHLYPNLSEIESAAESGTDTEYTVNSTEAETATLDEKSGTETSTEAEYYVEDNESEIESEEESGDMNTSLGRSILRAVNEQSFLNKKRSIDPDPDSTTSDISVLNEMDEYLDECFPQQEGYDGCSYTEEGPTPPKVNKGGKSPLMTSTGFKYKEGSPYRSPTIRVSSASPQKTEPYIVDGDNCEPLLRSVSFYRRQQSQTPKTPVRIISRTQVSTNTIPDETQFDPKHEAILVEEKVKRLLDEVCKQQTIISQASQALNLCTSTVEFNGSMEQVEGERLLLVATHRRQAALNEVQRLKVEGTLKPVTPTPEMQESGSVTVSAITLPLKRDYFRSMGTSTCYHFVCLMRYLEEVVVTPVVVAEPGDSCLRFPSTLKLNDLYNDFKITIEIYSLQTQPEILPHEIKYHINSGSGSSNSSSNCNKKLVNKTPKKFLKQESRLVMPSLQSPAGPSAVRSPAFQLSGYVIFSLKEIHRQQFTLNKVLPQSPLEGRLQMYVSCELSVAVEHRGFLTMFEDVSGFGAWHRRWCLLKGPTLSYWKYPDDERKKAPIGSLDLQSVSTTNVGLVSRDICARPNTCLLETTRATEPEDVDSLVMVRNGPTTTIRHLLSADTKEDRLEWCSKLNKILNLIHAWGGPLTLSQ, from the exons ATGTTGGAGCGGGCTAGATCAAGGAGAGAAAAATTAGATACTCAACTATCAAACGCAGGACATGATGTAAAGAAAAGACGGAGTCCTTTGAAAGATACAAATACTATTTTAGTTCAGGCTACAG TTACTAAGAGTAAGACTCCAACCAAGTCTCCTGCCAAAATATCAACAGAGAACACATCTCCAGCAAAGTCTTCACGAAAATCTATATCTAAAACTGAAAGTAATCAGCATATAAATAAAGAGAATAGAGACATTGGACTTTGCAATGTGAAGTCGAAGTTACAAAGACTTGGTAAACTATATTCTG ATGACAGTAGTGGAGAACTGAGTTCTCCCATTCATAGAAcagaagaaaaatttaatgCAGAGGAAGAAGAAGTTGTTGAACAGAAACCATCCAAACGAGGAGCCAGACTTGATAGATTAGCAGCTCTTGCTTCAACAATTAATAACTGGGAAGATGATCTTTCACATCCAACTTTG GTCAAACCAGTAAATAACAAAGTAGAAAGAATACAAGCAAAACTAAATGAGCAAGTAAGATCTATATCAGAACCACAACCAAGCACAAGCGGGTATAGCAAGACAAATAGAAATAGCAAAgatagtaattataagaaagaAGAATCTTACTGTACAAAACAGTTGAAGTGGGATAAAACTATATTGGACACATTA GAGGCTCAAGGCTTTAGTCGTACACAAAGCGATACTCGCCTTGTATATGACTATAAGTCTTGTTCTCAGGGAAAAGATGTGGCTCCTTCGAGTTCGTCACCTAAACGACTTCAACAAAATCAAGAAGCTGTTACACCAAATTGTggtgaaaaatattacaaaaaagaaatttcatcaaaacatactgataataaaaattctaatacTCCAGAGAAACCATCAAGAAATGCAACACCAAATACAAATGGTAATCGAGTAACGCCTAGATTTGGTTATAGTAGCTCTCCTAAGAGTCCTGCTCAATCTAGTCCAGGTTCAGTATTGAGCAAAGCTTCGTTATTTGAATCTAAAACCACAGAAACTAAGACAAGAGATCCTACCCAAATGACTCTTTCTGAGAGGATGGCaatttttgagaaaaataaaggagaaGCTCCATTATTACCCAAGGCACCTCTTGCTATGTCTATACCACCAAAAAAGTTACAAGAAAAAGATAAGAGTAATTCATCGACAGTGCATCCAAATAATAATGGAG CAAAGGTACCTAAAGCTGATATACCCAATAATACTGTTAATGTTCAGCGAGAAAGATTTGAACAAGGCTTAAATACACAAGAgctagaaaataatattttacataacacTTATCTGGAACGACAACGTGAATTAGATATGCTACGTTCCCGTTTTaacagaaacaaaaaaatggCACAAGCAGTTACTGGTTCATACATAAGAACAAGTGAAAGTAGTGAGGGAAAATCAAATTCACCTAAAAATTCTCCAGTTTGTCCAGTAAAACCAACACCTGCACCT GATTATGGTATACCACCTCCTCCACCACCTCCTCCACAATCGCATCTTTCTAATGAGAAGTCAATtttaaatcaaaataaaaattcaccGAGTAAAAGACAag TTATAGGAACTCCATCAAAAGCAACACAACAAGCAAAAGTAACGTCTGATATTAAACGCATTCGAGTTGCTCCACCTAAACCTGGACATCTTTATCCTAATCTTTCCGAAATTGAAAGTGCTGCAGAATCAGGAACGGATACAGAATATACTGTTAACAGTACAGAAGCAGAGACTGCTACTTTAGATGAGAAAAGTGGTACAGAAACGAGTACAGAGGCTGAATACTATGTGGAG GATAATGAAAGTGAGATTGAAAGTGAAGAAGAAAGTGGAGATATGAATACTAGTCTTGGTAGAAGTATTTTACGTGCTGTAAATGAGCaatctttcttaaataaaaag AGATCAATTGACCCAGATCCAGATAGTACAACTTCTGATATTTCAGTGTTGAATGAAATGGATGAGTATTTAGATGAATGCTTCCCCCAACAGGAAGGGTATGATGGCTGCTCTTATACAGAGGAGGGACCAACTCCTCCTAAAGTAAACAAGGGAGGTAAAAGCCCATTAATGACTTCAACAGGTTTCAAATATAAAGAAGG ATCACCATATCGTTCACCTACAATAAGAGTTTCTTCAGCATCTCCTCAAAAGACAGAGCCTtacattgttgatggtgacaaTTGTGAGCCATTACTACGCAGTGTCAGTTTTTATAGACGACAACAATCTCAA aCGCCAAAGACACCAGTACGGATAATATCAAGAACACAAGTATCAACTAATACTATTCCCGATGAAACACAATTTGATCCTAAACACGAAGCAATTTTAGTGGAAGAAAAAGTGAAACGATTACTAGATGAAGTATGCAAACAGCAGACAATTATTAGTCAAGCTAGTCAGGCACTGAATTTATGTACTTCTACTGTGGAGTTCAATGGTTCCATGGAACAGGTTGAAGGAGAGAGATTGTTGCTTGTTGCCA CCCATAGAAGACAAGCTGCTCTAAATGAAGTTCAACGGTTAAAGGTAGAAGGTACTTTAAAACCTGTTACTCCTACACCCGAAATGCAAGAAAGTGGTTCTGTAACAGTTTCTGCTATTACTTTACCTCTCAAACGAGATTATTTTCGTAGTATGGGTACAA gTACGTGTTATCACTTTGTTTGTTTGATGCGGTATTTAGAAGAAGTAGTGGTTACGCCTGTAGTTGTAGCAGAACCTGGTGATTCGTGTCTCCGATTTCCATCAACATTGAAACTAAATGATTTATATAATGACTTTAAAATTACTATTGAAATATACTCATTACAGACACAACCAGAGATTTTACCACATGAAATTAAGTATCATATTAATAGTGGTAGTGGAAGTAGTAATAGTAGCagtaattgtaataaaaag TTGGTAAATAAAACCccaaagaaatttttgaaacaagAAAGTCGATTAGTAATGCCCAGCTTGCAAAGTCCAGCTGGGCCATCTGCTGTTAGATCTCCAGCTTTTCAACTATCTGGTTACGTCATTTTTAGTTTGAAAGAAATACATCGACAACAATTCACATTGAATAAG GTACTGCCACAATCCCCATTAGAAGGCCGATTGCAGATGTATGTTTCATGTGAACTTTCGGTAGCAGTTGAACATAGAGGATTTCTTACAATGTTTGAAGATGTATCTGGATTCGGTGCTTGGCATCGTAGATGGTGTTTGCTCAAAGGTCCTACTTTATCATATTGGAAATATCCTGACGATGAGCGGAAAAAGGCTCCCATTGGGAGCTTAGATTTACAAA GTGTTAGTACAACAAATGTAGGATTAGTTTCTCGAGATATTTGTGCTCGTCCTAATACCTGTTTGCTTGAAACAACTAGAGCTACAGAACCTGAAGATGTTGATAGTTTAGTTATGGTTAGAAATGGTCCGACAACGACAATTAG GCATCTCTTATCAGCCGATACAAAAGAAGATAGATTAGAATGGTGCTCAAAACTTAATAAAATACTAAATCTGATACATGCTTGGGGAGGGCCATTGACATTATCGCAATAA
- the LOC126878328 gene encoding anillin isoform X1, with amino-acid sequence MDIDPFTQRMLERARSRREKLDTQLSNAGHDVKKRRSPLKDTNTILVQATVTKSKTPTKSPAKISTENTSPAKSSRKSISKTESNQHINKENRDIGLCNVKSKLQRLGKLYSDDSSGELSSPIHRTEEKFNAEEEEVVEQKPSKRGARLDRLAALASTINNWEDDLSHPTLVKPVNNKVERIQAKLNEQVRSISEPQPSTSGYSKTNRNSKDSNYKKEESYCTKQLKWDKTILDTLEAQGFSRTQSDTRLVYDYKSCSQGKDVAPSSSSPKRLQQNQEAVTPNCGEKYYKKEISSKHTDNKNSNTPEKPSRNATPNTNGNRVTPRFGYSSSPKSPAQSSPGSVLSKASLFESKTTETKTRDPTQMTLSERMAIFEKNKGEAPLLPKAPLAMSIPPKKLQEKDKSNSSTVHPNNNGAKVPKADIPNNTVNVQRERFEQGLNTQELENNILHNTYLERQRELDMLRSRFNRNKKMAQAVTGSYIRTSESSEGKSNSPKNSPVCPVKPTPAPDYGIPPPPPPPPQSHLSNEKSILNQNKNSPSKRQVIGTPSKATQQAKVTSDIKRIRVAPPKPGHLYPNLSEIESAAESGTDTEYTVNSTEAETATLDEKSGTETSTEAEYYVEDNESEIESEEESGDMNTSLGRSILRAVNEQSFLNKKRSIDPDPDSTTSDISVLNEMDEYLDECFPQQEGYDGCSYTEEGPTPPKVNKGGKSPLMTSTGFKYKEGSPYRSPTIRVSSASPQKTEPYIVDGDNCEPLLRSVSFYRRQQSQTPKTPVRIISRTQVSTNTIPDETQFDPKHEAILVEEKVKRLLDEVCKQQTIISQASQALNLCTSTVEFNGSMEQVEGERLLLVATHRRQAALNEVQRLKVEGTLKPVTPTPEMQESGSVTVSAITLPLKRDYFRSMGTSTCYHFVCLMRYLEEVVVTPVVVAEPGDSCLRFPSTLKLNDLYNDFKITIEIYSLQTQPEILPHEIKYHINSGSGSSNSSSNCNKKLVNKTPKKFLKQESRLVMPSLQSPAGPSAVRSPAFQLSGYVIFSLKEIHRQQFTLNKVLPQSPLEGRLQMYVSCELSVAVEHRGFLTMFEDVSGFGAWHRRWCLLKGPTLSYWKYPDDERKKAPIGSLDLQSVSTTNVGLVSRDICARPNTCLLETTRATEPEDVDSLVMVRNGPTTTIRHLLSADTKEDRLEWCSKLNKILNLIHAWGGPLTLSQ; translated from the exons ATGGATATAGACCCTTTCACTCAG CGTATGTTGGAGCGGGCTAGATCAAGGAGAGAAAAATTAGATACTCAACTATCAAACGCAGGACATGATGTAAAGAAAAGACGGAGTCCTTTGAAAGATACAAATACTATTTTAGTTCAGGCTACAG TTACTAAGAGTAAGACTCCAACCAAGTCTCCTGCCAAAATATCAACAGAGAACACATCTCCAGCAAAGTCTTCACGAAAATCTATATCTAAAACTGAAAGTAATCAGCATATAAATAAAGAGAATAGAGACATTGGACTTTGCAATGTGAAGTCGAAGTTACAAAGACTTGGTAAACTATATTCTG ATGACAGTAGTGGAGAACTGAGTTCTCCCATTCATAGAAcagaagaaaaatttaatgCAGAGGAAGAAGAAGTTGTTGAACAGAAACCATCCAAACGAGGAGCCAGACTTGATAGATTAGCAGCTCTTGCTTCAACAATTAATAACTGGGAAGATGATCTTTCACATCCAACTTTG GTCAAACCAGTAAATAACAAAGTAGAAAGAATACAAGCAAAACTAAATGAGCAAGTAAGATCTATATCAGAACCACAACCAAGCACAAGCGGGTATAGCAAGACAAATAGAAATAGCAAAgatagtaattataagaaagaAGAATCTTACTGTACAAAACAGTTGAAGTGGGATAAAACTATATTGGACACATTA GAGGCTCAAGGCTTTAGTCGTACACAAAGCGATACTCGCCTTGTATATGACTATAAGTCTTGTTCTCAGGGAAAAGATGTGGCTCCTTCGAGTTCGTCACCTAAACGACTTCAACAAAATCAAGAAGCTGTTACACCAAATTGTggtgaaaaatattacaaaaaagaaatttcatcaaaacatactgataataaaaattctaatacTCCAGAGAAACCATCAAGAAATGCAACACCAAATACAAATGGTAATCGAGTAACGCCTAGATTTGGTTATAGTAGCTCTCCTAAGAGTCCTGCTCAATCTAGTCCAGGTTCAGTATTGAGCAAAGCTTCGTTATTTGAATCTAAAACCACAGAAACTAAGACAAGAGATCCTACCCAAATGACTCTTTCTGAGAGGATGGCaatttttgagaaaaataaaggagaaGCTCCATTATTACCCAAGGCACCTCTTGCTATGTCTATACCACCAAAAAAGTTACAAGAAAAAGATAAGAGTAATTCATCGACAGTGCATCCAAATAATAATGGAG CAAAGGTACCTAAAGCTGATATACCCAATAATACTGTTAATGTTCAGCGAGAAAGATTTGAACAAGGCTTAAATACACAAGAgctagaaaataatattttacataacacTTATCTGGAACGACAACGTGAATTAGATATGCTACGTTCCCGTTTTaacagaaacaaaaaaatggCACAAGCAGTTACTGGTTCATACATAAGAACAAGTGAAAGTAGTGAGGGAAAATCAAATTCACCTAAAAATTCTCCAGTTTGTCCAGTAAAACCAACACCTGCACCT GATTATGGTATACCACCTCCTCCACCACCTCCTCCACAATCGCATCTTTCTAATGAGAAGTCAATtttaaatcaaaataaaaattcaccGAGTAAAAGACAag TTATAGGAACTCCATCAAAAGCAACACAACAAGCAAAAGTAACGTCTGATATTAAACGCATTCGAGTTGCTCCACCTAAACCTGGACATCTTTATCCTAATCTTTCCGAAATTGAAAGTGCTGCAGAATCAGGAACGGATACAGAATATACTGTTAACAGTACAGAAGCAGAGACTGCTACTTTAGATGAGAAAAGTGGTACAGAAACGAGTACAGAGGCTGAATACTATGTGGAG GATAATGAAAGTGAGATTGAAAGTGAAGAAGAAAGTGGAGATATGAATACTAGTCTTGGTAGAAGTATTTTACGTGCTGTAAATGAGCaatctttcttaaataaaaag AGATCAATTGACCCAGATCCAGATAGTACAACTTCTGATATTTCAGTGTTGAATGAAATGGATGAGTATTTAGATGAATGCTTCCCCCAACAGGAAGGGTATGATGGCTGCTCTTATACAGAGGAGGGACCAACTCCTCCTAAAGTAAACAAGGGAGGTAAAAGCCCATTAATGACTTCAACAGGTTTCAAATATAAAGAAGG ATCACCATATCGTTCACCTACAATAAGAGTTTCTTCAGCATCTCCTCAAAAGACAGAGCCTtacattgttgatggtgacaaTTGTGAGCCATTACTACGCAGTGTCAGTTTTTATAGACGACAACAATCTCAA aCGCCAAAGACACCAGTACGGATAATATCAAGAACACAAGTATCAACTAATACTATTCCCGATGAAACACAATTTGATCCTAAACACGAAGCAATTTTAGTGGAAGAAAAAGTGAAACGATTACTAGATGAAGTATGCAAACAGCAGACAATTATTAGTCAAGCTAGTCAGGCACTGAATTTATGTACTTCTACTGTGGAGTTCAATGGTTCCATGGAACAGGTTGAAGGAGAGAGATTGTTGCTTGTTGCCA CCCATAGAAGACAAGCTGCTCTAAATGAAGTTCAACGGTTAAAGGTAGAAGGTACTTTAAAACCTGTTACTCCTACACCCGAAATGCAAGAAAGTGGTTCTGTAACAGTTTCTGCTATTACTTTACCTCTCAAACGAGATTATTTTCGTAGTATGGGTACAA gTACGTGTTATCACTTTGTTTGTTTGATGCGGTATTTAGAAGAAGTAGTGGTTACGCCTGTAGTTGTAGCAGAACCTGGTGATTCGTGTCTCCGATTTCCATCAACATTGAAACTAAATGATTTATATAATGACTTTAAAATTACTATTGAAATATACTCATTACAGACACAACCAGAGATTTTACCACATGAAATTAAGTATCATATTAATAGTGGTAGTGGAAGTAGTAATAGTAGCagtaattgtaataaaaag TTGGTAAATAAAACCccaaagaaatttttgaaacaagAAAGTCGATTAGTAATGCCCAGCTTGCAAAGTCCAGCTGGGCCATCTGCTGTTAGATCTCCAGCTTTTCAACTATCTGGTTACGTCATTTTTAGTTTGAAAGAAATACATCGACAACAATTCACATTGAATAAG GTACTGCCACAATCCCCATTAGAAGGCCGATTGCAGATGTATGTTTCATGTGAACTTTCGGTAGCAGTTGAACATAGAGGATTTCTTACAATGTTTGAAGATGTATCTGGATTCGGTGCTTGGCATCGTAGATGGTGTTTGCTCAAAGGTCCTACTTTATCATATTGGAAATATCCTGACGATGAGCGGAAAAAGGCTCCCATTGGGAGCTTAGATTTACAAA GTGTTAGTACAACAAATGTAGGATTAGTTTCTCGAGATATTTGTGCTCGTCCTAATACCTGTTTGCTTGAAACAACTAGAGCTACAGAACCTGAAGATGTTGATAGTTTAGTTATGGTTAGAAATGGTCCGACAACGACAATTAG GCATCTCTTATCAGCCGATACAAAAGAAGATAGATTAGAATGGTGCTCAAAACTTAATAAAATACTAAATCTGATACATGCTTGGGGAGGGCCATTGACATTATCGCAATAA